The DNA window GATCACGCTGGACGGCGGCGCGGCGTCGGGCGTGGTGCTGGCCGACGGTCGCGAGGTCGGCGCCCGGGTGGTGCTCGGCGCGTGCGACCCGTACCGGCTGATGGAGCTGCTGCCCGACGGCGCGCTCCCGGCGGAGCTGGGCGCGCGGATGACGGCGGCCCGCCGGCCCGGCACCACGCTCAAGCTCAACCTGGCGCTCACCGGGCTGCCCCGCTTCTCCTGCCTGCCGGCCGACGCGCCGAGCCCGTTCGGCTCCACCATCCACCTGCTCCCCGGCTCCGACTCGCTGGTCGGCGCCGGCGGCGCGTCGCCGATGGCCGCGCTGCGCGGCATGTGGGCCGACGTGCGGGCCGGACGGCTGCCGGACGAGCCGACGATCGAGTGGTACCTGCACACCACCGTCGACCCGTCGTTGCAGGACCCCGCCGGGCACCACTCGTCGGCGATGTTCGTCCAGTCGGTCCCCTACGAGCTGGCCGGCACCACCTGGGACGCGGCGCTGCCCGGCTACGTGGAGAAGCTGATCGCGATCTGCGAGCGGTACGCGCCGGGCGCCGGTGACCTGGTCGCGGACGCGGTGCCGCTGCCGCCGCCCGGCATCGAGGCCCACTTCGGCATCACCGGCGGGCACATCCACCACGTCGACAACACGGTCTCGTTCACCGACCGGATGCCGTACGCCACCGGCGTTCCCGGCGTCTACGCCGGCAGCGCCGGCTGCCACCCGGCGGGCAGCGTGATCGGCGCCGCCGGCCACAACGCCGCCCGTCGCATCCTCGCCGACATGTAAGGAGGGGCCCCCTGTTAACGCCTCCGGTAGAGCAGGGGCCCCTTCTAACACCTCACGACGAGGCGGCCTCCTGGCCGGCGCGCGGGAGATCGCCCGGGCCGCGGATGACGTAGAGGCCGACCAGCAGCAGGTACGCCAGCAGGCTGAGGATCGGGTCGACGAACACCACCGCGAACGCGACCAGGTAGAGCAGCGGACCGAGCCGGAAGCGGCGCGCCACCGCCCGGGCCAGGCGCGGGTCGAGATCCGGGTGCAGCAGGCCACGGCGGCGCGCCCACCACCAGCTCAGGTTGAAGAAGAGCGCCTCGCCGAGCACCGTGCCGACATAGAGCGCGGCGGTCAACCGCTGGTCGCCCGGCGTGCCACGCAGGTTGTCCGCGAGCAGGTTCGCGGTGAACGGGATGGCCGCCACGAACATCAGCAGCAGCAGGTTCAGCACCAGCAGCATCTGGTCCACCCGGCAGACGTACCGCCACATGTTGTGGTGGGTCAGCCAGACCTGGCCCACCACCGCGAACGTGATCACGTACGCCAGGTAGGCCCGCCACTCGTGCGCCAGCGCGGCCGGCAGCCCGTGGTCGTTCGGGGCGTCCGGGCCGAACTGGAGCAGCTCGACGGCCATCAGCGTGAGCACGATGGCGATCACCGCGTCGCTGAACGCCTCCACCCGGGAGGCGTCCCGCGCCATCTCGCTGCTGCGACCGAACCGGTACCCCGGCTCCCGGTCCGCCCCCGTCACGCCGCCCCCTCCACGACCAGATGGTCGCGCGCCGGGGGCGGCGGCGGGGCGAAAACGTCAGACGATCGCTTCCCCGGCCGGCGCCGGGGTCTCCTCGTCGGCGCGGTGGGCCCGGATCTTGTGCCCGACGCTGGTCAGGCAGCGGCCGCTGGCCAGGTCGAACTTCCAGCCGTGCAGTTGGCAGGTGAGCTGGTCGCCGTCGACGATGCCGAACCGGCTCAGGTCCGCCTTCAGGTGCGGACAGCGCCGCTGCACCACCCAGCCGTCGAGCGTGATGTCCTCGGCGTCGACCGCCCGCTCGTGCTCGTCGTACCAGCCCTCGGCGTACTGGAGGCGCTCCTCGGAGAGGCACTTGAAGAACGCGTAGACGAACTCGTTGTACTGGCCGATGCGGGCCGCGGAGAACCGGCAGGAGAGGAAGAGCGAATTGACCCAGTCGACCTCGCCGATGTGCAGCAGGTGCTCGACCAGCGCCCGCTCGGTGCGGAACCGGTAGCGGACCTTCTCGTCCGCGTACGGCCGGACCTCCTTGCCCGGGAAGTCCACCACGATGGATTCGACGTCGTTGCCGTCGTAGCCGACCAAATCGAACCGGACCGGACCGCCGACGCCCTTGGCCAGGTAGATCGACTCGTCGAGCAGCGGCTCGATCCGGCGCTTCATCTCGCCCAGCACGTCGACCTCGGGGTGCCGCCAGGACGCCTTCTCGGCCTCGATCACGCCGCGCTTGCGTTCGCGCATCTCCTCCAGGTGGGCGACCTTGTTCGCGAAGAACTCCTCGACCGGCACCGGGTGGGTGGTGGTCGTGCCCTCGGTGGTGACCTCGGCGACGCTGCCCGGCAGCAGCACGATGCCGTTGGTGCCGCCGACCTTCGCATATTCCGACAGGAACACGGACTGGTCGGGGAAGATGTTGCCCTCGTCGCCGAAGATGTCGTTGAACTGCCACAGCTCGTCGTCGAGGAAGCACGGCGGCCCGGCGATCGGGAAGACGTTGTCGGCCTTCAGGTCGTCGATGTAGCGCCAGGTGCGGTCGAACTGGCGGTCCCGCTTCTGCTTGCCGAACGCGGTCTTCGCCGACTGCGGCAGCTCGTAGACCATCGGGTACCAGATCGCGCCGGAGAACTGGAGCATGTGCGCGTGCACGTGGCCCAGCTCGGCGAAGACGGTCAGGTCGGTGGGCCGGGCGTCGTTCTGGTTGAGCAGGCGGACGCCGTCGTACTCGACCCAGAGCGACGAGTCGCCGATCGGGCCGTCGGTCGGGCTGGTCAACGCCTGGATCATGATCTTCAGCCCGCCGGGCAGCTCCACGACCTGCTCGTTCGGGGCCTTCAGGAACTTGGTGAAGCCCAACTCCCGCAGCTCGTCCTCCATCTCGGAGGTGGGGAACTCGGGCAGCAGGACGGTGGCGTCCTTCGAGATCACGTCGCGCAGGTGCTTCGCGTCGAAGTGGTCCCGGTGCAGGTGCGACACGTACAGGTAGTCGACCTGACCCAACGTCGCCCAGTCGAGTTGGGAGTTGTCCGGGAAGGGGAACCACGAGGCGAAGTAGGCGGGGTTGACCCACGGGTCGCACAGGATGCTGCCCGCGGGCGTGTCGATCCGCATGCTGGCGTGGCCCGTACCGGTCACTCGCACCGTAGTCCCCCTCGAAAAAGGCATCAGGCGTACGCCCCGACGCTACCGGAGACAGTGTCGCCGCCGTCCCGCGACGCCCGTAGTGCCCGTCGGCCCGGCCGGGACAGGCCCAACGGCCCGGGCCGGGCTGCCCGCCTCCGCGCGCCGGCCGGCGTCGCCCGCGCGGGTCATCCGCGTCCCGTCCGGCCGGACCCTGCGCCGGGCCCGCCAGGGGGCGTGCCAGACTAGCCGGAGATCCGATCGCGAGGGAAGGACCGACAGTGGCAGGAGACGAGCCGGTAACCGCGCCAGATCAGCACAAGCCGGGGCACCGCAAGTCCGGGCGGATCGGTGCGGTGGTGTCGGCGGTGGCCCTGGTGTTGATGGCGCTCTGCGGCACCGAGCAGGGCCGGGTGGAGCGCATCTGGCTGTTCGGGATCGCCGCGCTGCTGCTCGCCATCGTCATCGGCGACGCCGTGCTGCGCCGCAACGGCCTACGGTCCTGACGCACGGCGCCAGCGGTACGCCGAAAGGGCCCGCCCCCGCGGAGGGGGCGGGCCCTTTCGCTGTGTCCCGGGTGGGTCAGCGGCCGAGCAGGATGTCCTGCACGTCCTTGAGCGCGGCGTCGACCTCCGCCTCGAAGTAGCCGCCGGGCACCAGCCCGAAGCGCAGCGTGTCGAGGTCCTTCGGGTTCACCGGCATCGCGTTGCGCCCCTGCATGCCGCCGAGCAGCGTCTCGAAGAACCGGTCGACCTGGTCCGGGTCGTAGCCGCTGCCGAAGCGGCGGACCTGGAAGCTGCGTCGGATCTGGTCGACCCGGTGCAGGTCGCTGCCGGGCGGGCCGGCCATCGGCGGCCCCACCATCGGCGGGCCGGCGGCCGGCGGACCGACGAGCGGCGGGCCGGTCATCGACGGGCCACCGCCGTAACCGGAGTCGGGCGGGCCGTAACCCGCATCCGGCGCGCCATATCCCTGCTGCGGCAGGGCCGGCGGGCCGGCCGGACCGCGTCCGCGCAGCTCACGCAGCTCACGCTCGGGCATCCGGATCTCCGCGGTCATGTCGGCGCGACCGTGCCGGCCGGCCTCGAAGCCGTCGAAGCGGTCACCAGGGCCGCCGTACCCACCCTGGCCGGGCTCCGGGCCGTAGCTCCCGCCCGGGCCCGGGTCCGGCGGGCCGTAGCCACCGGGGCCGGCGTCCGGCGGACCGTAACCGCCCGGGCCGGCCGGCAGGCCACGCGGCGGCGGACCGCCGTGCCCGATCGGGGCGCCCGGCCCGGGGCCCATCGGGGGCGGACCGGCGGGGCCACGAGGCGCGTCGTAGCCGCCGCGCGGGGCGTCGTACCCGCCGGCGAAGGCGCCGGTCGGCTCGTCGTAGCGGTTGCCGTAGCGGTCGCCGGGCGGACCGGCCTGGGCCGGCATCTGCCGGGGCGGCATGGGCGGCTGGGGCACCGGGGACAAGCCACGGTCGTCGCGCATCGGCGGGCCGAGCCGGTCGGCCATCCGGGGATCGCCGCCCCGCCCGGCGGGGGCACCGGAGCGCTCCTCCAGCTCGGCGAGCTGCCGCTCGACCCGGTCGAGGTGCAGGTCGACCTGCCACTCGTCGTAGCCGTTGAACCGGACCCGGAAGACGACGTCGTGGACCTCCTGGGAGGCGACGGGCGCGCCGACCGGCTGGCCGTCGAGGGTCGCCTCGACCCGGTCCAGGAAGGCGTCCACCTCGTCGACCTTGTATCCCCGACGGAGCGCCTTCCGCCGGAAACGCTGACCCTGACTCGCCACTATGTCTCCTGGTCTCGTACCGCTACGCCGTTGCCGCGCGTGGGTCGCTGTCCGTGTCCTCGGCCGCGGCGAGCTGCCCACACGCCCCGTCGATCTCGCGCCCCCGGGTGTCCCGCACCGTGGTGGACACCCCGGCGTCGCGCAACCGCCGGACGAACTCCCGCTCGACCGGCTTCGGGCTGGCGTCCCAACGGCTGCCCGGGGTCGGGTTGAGCGGGATCAGGTTCACGTGGGCCAACTTGCCGGCCAGCAGCCGCCCGAGCAGATCGGCTCTCCACGGCTGGTCGTTCACGTCCTTGATCATCGCGTACTCGATGGACACGCGACGCCCCGTCGTGGCCGCGTAGTCCCACGCCGCGTCCAGCACCTCGGACACCTTCCAGCGCTGGTTGACCGGGACGAGTTCGTCGCGCAGCTCATCATCGGGGGCGTGCAGCGACAACGCAAGGGTCACCGAGAGGTCTTCGCTGGCCAGTCGGCGGATGGCCGGGACCAGCCCGACCGTGGAAACGGTGATGTGCCGCTGGGACAGGCCGAGCCCCTCGGGCGCCGGCGCCACCAGTCGGCGGATCGCCCCGACCACCCGGGCGTAGTTGGCGAGCGGCTCCCCCATCCCCATGAACACCACGTGCGACAGGCGCGGCGGTGAGCCGGCCACCGCTCCGGAGGCCGCCACCCCGGCCAGGTAGACCGCCTGGTCGACGATCTCCGCGGTGGAGAGGTTGCGGGTCAGCCCGGCCTGACCGGTCGCGCAGAACGGGCAGGCCATGCCGCAGCCGGCCTGGCTGGAGATGCAGACGGTGACCCGGTCCGGGTAACCCATCAACACGCTCTCCACCAGCGAGCCGTCGTGCAGCCGCCAGAGCGCCTTGCGGGTCGCGCCGTCGTCGCAGGCCAGCTCGCGCACCGGGGTGAGCAGGGTGGGCAGCAGCGTGCCGGCCAGCCGCTCGCGGGTCGCCGCCGGCAGGTCGGTCATCCGCTCCGGGTCGCGCACCAGGCGACCGAAGTAGTGGTTCGAGACCTGTTTGGCGCGGAACGCCGGTTCGCCCAGCTCGGTGACGAGCGCCTGGCGACCGGACAGGTCCAGGTCGGCGAGGTGACGGGGAGGCATCGCGGGCCGGCGGCCGCGGGCGTCGGGGTCTACGGAGATCAGCGGGAGGCTCGTCATGGCGCGTCCAGTCTGACACGGGTGCGGCCGGGCGCACCCGTCCGTGGGCGCCGAATCGCCCCCGACCGGCCGGTTGGCCCCGCTTCGCGGAGGTGATCCATCCCTCAGCCCACCACCGGCACGAAGACCGCGAGCAGCAGGTACGCCGTCGGCACCGCGAACAGGATGGAGTCGAGCCGGTCCATCAGGCCGCCGTGCCCGGGCAGCAGGTTGCTCATGTCCTTGACGCCCAGGTCCCGCTTGATCATCGACTCGGCGAGGTCACCGAGCACCGCCGCGCAGGAGATCGCCACCCCGAACGACGCACCCCACCAGGGGGCCACGTCGAACAGCAGCCACAGCAGCAGCGCGCTGCCCGCCGCGGCGGCGGCGACCGAGCCGGCGAAGCCCTCCCAGGACTTCTTCGGACTGATCTTCGGGGCCATCGGCCGCTTCCCGAAGGCCACCCCGGCGGCGTATCCGCCGGTGTCGGAGAGCACCACGGCCACCAGCGTGACCAGCACCCGCAGGTGACCGTCGTCGGGCGCGGCCGCCAGCAGGGCCGCGAATCCGGCGAGGAAGGGCACGTAGACCACGATCAGCGTGGCCGCGGTGAGGTCGCGCTGGTAGTTGCCGGGGCCGTCGCCCAGCCGCCAGATCATCGTGCCTAGCACGGTCACCAGCAGCCCGAGGCAGAGCGCGTCCGGGCCGGCGAACCAGGCCAGCCCGACCATGATCACCCCGCCGGCGACCAGCGGCACCAGCGGCGGGTGAGCGCCGCTGCGGCGGACCGCCCGGGCCATCTCCCAGCTGCCGATCGCCACGGCGGCGGCGAGCACGGCGAGGAACGCCGGCAGGAAGAAGAACAGCGGCACCACGATCGCCGCGCCGAGACCCGCGCCGACGCCGATCGCCGCCGGCAGGTTGCGCCCCGCCTTCGACGCCCGGGGCGCGGTGGTCGGCGGGCGTTCGGCGCTCGCCCGGCGGCGCCCCTTCGACCGGCGACCGGACGGCGGTTCGGGCGCCGGCTCGTCGCGTACCGCCGGGAGGTGGCCGGTCGGCTCGTCCCGCACCGGCGCGATCTGCGCGGTGGGGAACTCGTCCTCGGGCCGGTCGCAGCCGTCGGGGTGGTCGTCGTCGCGACCGCCCGGCGGCGGTCCGTCGTAGGACCGCGGTCCGCCGGGGTGCGGGTCCGCTACCGGGCGGGCGTACGCCCGCCGGTCGGCGGGCCGGGCGTACGCTCCGGCGTCGGCGGGCCAGGCGTCCGGGCCGGGGGCGGGCCGCTGCCACGCGCCGGGCTCCAGGTCGGTCTCCGGCCAGGGCAGGGCCGGGGCCGGACGGTCCCAGCCGCGCGGCTCGGTGCTGCCGTAGGGGTCGGGGTGGGACATCACGCACCGGCAGACGGTACGAAAGCCACCACATGACGCAAGACCAAGACCATCCCCTACCGGCTGAGACTTCCTGTTGACCGACCGACGGCCGGGCGACTCCCGCCGTTAACCCGGTGGTGGTCGCCGAATCGTGCCGAGCCTACTGCACCCGCCGGGCAGGCGAGGGTGGACGCCGGCCGGGCACGACGACGGCACCGGGCCGCCGCCCGGAGGCCGGGCGGCGGCGGCGCGGTGCCGTGCGGAGCACGCGGGCTGCTCAGACCTCGAGCAGCTCGGACTCCTTGTGCTTGATCATCTCGTCCACCGTGGTGACGAAGCGCTGGGTCAGGTCGTCCAGGTCCTTCTCCGCGCGCCGGCCCTCGTCCTCGCCGACCTCGCCGTCCTTGACCAGGCGGTCCAGCTCTTCCTTGGCCTTGCGCCGGATGTTGCGGACGGCGACCTTGGACTCCTCGCCCTTCTGCCGGGCGACCTTGATCATCTCCCGCCGCCGCTCCTCGGTCATCTGCGGCAGCACGATGCGCAACTGGTTGCCCTCGTTGTTCGGGTTGACCCCGAGGTCCGAGTCGCGGATCGCCTTCTCCATCGCATTGGTCTGCGAGTTGTCGTACGGCTTGATGATCACCATGCGCGGCTCGGGCACCGCGATGGACGCCATCTGCGGCAGCGGGGTCGGGCTGCCGTAGTAGTCGATGAGGATCCGGGAGAACATCGCGGCGTTGGCGCGACCGGTGCGGATCCCGCCGAATTCCTCCCTGGCGTGCTCGATGGCACGCTCCATCTTCTCCTCCGCCTCGAGGAGGGTGTCGTCGATCACCGGTCTCCTCGCCTCCTTCTGTCGCTCGTCGTGGGCTGTGCTCTCAGGCTGTGGCAGAGGACCGCTGCCGGTCCGGCGGAACCGGTCAGGCGGTGATCAGCGTGCCGATCTTCTCACCGCCGACGGCCCGGACGATGGTGTCGTCGCCCTGGGCGCCGAAGACCAGCATCGGCAGGCCGTTCTCCATGCAGAGGCTGAACGCGGCGGCGTCGGCCACCCGCAGGTTGCGGCGCAGCACCTCGGAGAAGGTGATCGAGTCGAGCTTGCTCGCCGTCGGGTCGATGCGGGGGTCGGCGGTGTAGACCGCGTCCACGCCGTTCTTGCTCATCAGCACCACGTCCGCGCGGATCTCCAGCGCCCGCTGGGCGGCCACCGTGTCGGTGGAGAAGTAGGGCATCCCGGCGCCCGCGCCGAAGATCACCACACGGCCCTTCTCCAGGTGCCGGATCGCGCGCAGCGGGATGTAGGGCTCGGCGACCTGGGCCATGGTGATGGCGCTCTGTACCCGGGTCTCGATGCCCTCCTTCTCCAGGAAGTCCTGCAACGCCAGGCAGTTCATCACCGTGCCCAGCATGCCCATGTAGTCGGCGCGGGCCCGGTCCATGCCCCGCTTCTGCAGCTCGGCGCCGCGGAAGAAGTTGCCGCCGCCGACCACCACCGAGACCTGCACGCCACGGCGGACCACGGTGGCGATCTGCCGGGCGATGCCCTGCACGACGTCCGGGTCGACGCCGATCGCGCCGCCGCCGAAGACCTCACCGGAGAGCTTCAGCACCACCCGGCGGGACCGACCGGGCGGCGGGGCGGTCGGGTCGTCCTCCGCCAGGCTCCGGTCACTCACAACCTGCGTCATCCGCCCCGCCCCTTCTCCCCGCGCAGCGCGCGGGCATCGCGTAACTGCCCCTGCCGACCCTATGTGACGAGGAGGCCGCGGTGCCTGTCGCGTACACCGGCGGCCTCCTCGTCGACGTTCCCCTGCGCCCGGGCCGGCGGCCCGGACGGCGGCTCAGGCCTGACCGACCTCGAACCGCACGAAGCGGGTCACCTCGATGCCGGCCTCGGCCAGCACCTGCTTGACGGTCTTCTTGTTGTCGGCGACCGCGGCCTGCTCCAGCAGGACGAAGTCCTTGAAGAAGGCGTTGACCCGACCCTCGACGATCTTCGGCAGCGCCGCCTCGGGCTTGTTCTCCTCGCGGGCGGTCTGCTCGGCGATGCGCCGCTCGGACTCGACCGTCTCGGCGGGCACCTCGTCACGGGTGAGGTACTTCGGCCGCATGGCGGCGATCTGCATCGCCACCCCACGCGCGTCCGCGTCGCCGGCCTCGTCGGTCTTGCCGGAGAACTGCACCAGCACGCCGACCGCCGGAGGCAGGTCCTGGCTCTTGCGGTGCAGGTAGACCGCGGTGGTGCCGTCGAGCTTGGCGAAGCGGTTGAGCACCAGCTTCTCGCCGATCTTGGCGGACTGCTCCTGGATCAGGTCGGCCACGCTCTTGCCGTCGATGCTGCTGGCGAGCAGCTCCTCGGCGTTGGTGGCGCCGCTGGTCACGCCGTGCTCGACGAGCTGCTGGGCGAGCGCGATGAAGGCGTCGTTCTTGGCGACGAAGTCGGTCTCGCAGTTGAGCTCGAGCAGCGCCTGGCCGGAGTGGGCGACGAGGCCGTTGGCCGCGGTGCGGCCGGCCCGCTTGCCGACATCCTTGGCACCCTTGACGCGCAGGATCTCCACGGCCTTGTCGAAGTCGCCCTCGGCCTCGGTCAGCGCCTTCTTGGAGTCCATCATGCCGGCGCCGGTGAGGTCCCGGAGCTTCTTGACGTCCGCGGCGGTGAAGTTGGACATGACTCTCTCTTCGGTGTCAGTGAGGTGGTCTGGGGTGCTGGTTACCCGGTTCCGGGCCGGTGCTGCCCGGCGTACCCGTCGCGCCCCACCGCCGGGAACCCGGACGGTGGGGACGCGACGGCGAGATCACTCGGCGGCGGCGGTCGCCGGCTGCTCGGCGGCGGCCGGGGCCGGCTGCTCGGCGGCGGCGGGCTGCTCGTCGGCCTTCTTCGGCTCCTCGAGCAGCTCGCGCTCCCACTCGGCCAGCGGCTCGTCGGCGCCGACCTGACCCGCCTCGGGCTTCTCGTCGCCGCCCCGGTTACGGCCGGAGCGGGCGATCAGACCGTCGGCGACGGCGGCGGCGACGACCTTGGTCAGCAGCTCGGCCGACCGGATGGCGTCGTCGTTGCCCGGGATCGGGAAGTCGACCTCGTCCGGGTCGCAGTTGGTGTCGAGCACGGCGATCACCGGGATGCCCAGCTTGCGGGCCTCGTCGACGGCGATGTGCTCCTTCTTGGTGTCGACGATCCAGACCGCGGCGGGCAGCTTCTGCATGTCCCGCAGGCCGCCCAGGGTGCGGGTCAGCTTGATCTTCTCGCGGGAGAGCTGGAGGGTCTCCTTCTTGGTGTAACCGGCGGCGGT is part of the Micromonospora sp. WMMD980 genome and encodes:
- the pyrH gene encoding UMP kinase — protein: MTQVVSDRSLAEDDPTAPPPGRSRRVVLKLSGEVFGGGAIGVDPDVVQGIARQIATVVRRGVQVSVVVGGGNFFRGAELQKRGMDRARADYMGMLGTVMNCLALQDFLEKEGIETRVQSAITMAQVAEPYIPLRAIRHLEKGRVVIFGAGAGMPYFSTDTVAAQRALEIRADVVLMSKNGVDAVYTADPRIDPTASKLDSITFSEVLRRNLRVADAAAFSLCMENGLPMLVFGAQGDDTIVRAVGGEKIGTLITA
- a CDS encoding Rieske 2Fe-2S domain-containing protein, encoding MRVTGTGHASMRIDTPAGSILCDPWVNPAYFASWFPFPDNSQLDWATLGQVDYLYVSHLHRDHFDAKHLRDVISKDATVLLPEFPTSEMEDELRELGFTKFLKAPNEQVVELPGGLKIMIQALTSPTDGPIGDSSLWVEYDGVRLLNQNDARPTDLTVFAELGHVHAHMLQFSGAIWYPMVYELPQSAKTAFGKQKRDRQFDRTWRYIDDLKADNVFPIAGPPCFLDDELWQFNDIFGDEGNIFPDQSVFLSEYAKVGGTNGIVLLPGSVAEVTTEGTTTTHPVPVEEFFANKVAHLEEMRERKRGVIEAEKASWRHPEVDVLGEMKRRIEPLLDESIYLAKGVGGPVRFDLVGYDGNDVESIVVDFPGKEVRPYADEKVRYRFRTERALVEHLLHIGEVDWVNSLFLSCRFSAARIGQYNEFVYAFFKCLSEERLQYAEGWYDEHERAVDAEDITLDGWVVQRRCPHLKADLSRFGIVDGDQLTCQLHGWKFDLASGRCLTSVGHKIRAHRADEETPAPAGEAIV
- the tsf gene encoding translation elongation factor Ts, with product MSNFTAADVKKLRDLTGAGMMDSKKALTEAEGDFDKAVEILRVKGAKDVGKRAGRTAANGLVAHSGQALLELNCETDFVAKNDAFIALAQQLVEHGVTSGATNAEELLASSIDGKSVADLIQEQSAKIGEKLVLNRFAKLDGTTAVYLHRKSQDLPPAVGVLVQFSGKTDEAGDADARGVAMQIAAMRPKYLTRDEVPAETVESERRIAEQTAREENKPEAALPKIVEGRVNAFFKDFVLLEQAAVADNKKTVKQVLAEAGIEVTRFVRFEVGQA
- a CDS encoding DUF2631 domain-containing protein — translated: MAGDEPVTAPDQHKPGHRKSGRIGAVVSAVALVLMALCGTEQGRVERIWLFGIAALLLAIVIGDAVLRRNGLRS
- the rpsB gene encoding 30S ribosomal protein S2, producing MAVVTMRQLLESGVHFGHQTRRWNPKMKRFIFTERNGIYIIDLRQTLDYIEKAYEFIRTTVAGGGSILFVGTKKQAQEAIAEQATRVGQPYVNHRWLGGMLTNFQTVYKRLQRMKELEALGDLSGTAAGYTKKETLQLSREKIKLTRTLGGLRDMQKLPAAVWIVDTKKEHIAVDEARKLGIPVIAVLDTNCDPDEVDFPIPGNDDAIRSAELLTKVVAAAVADGLIARSGRNRGGDEKPEAGQVGADEPLAEWERELLEEPKKADEQPAAAEQPAPAAAEQPATAAAE
- a CDS encoding DivIVA domain-containing protein; this encodes MASQGQRFRRKALRRGYKVDEVDAFLDRVEATLDGQPVGAPVASQEVHDVVFRVRFNGYDEWQVDLHLDRVERQLAELEERSGAPAGRGGDPRMADRLGPPMRDDRGLSPVPQPPMPPRQMPAQAGPPGDRYGNRYDEPTGAFAGGYDAPRGGYDAPRGPAGPPPMGPGPGAPIGHGGPPPRGLPAGPGGYGPPDAGPGGYGPPDPGPGGSYGPEPGQGGYGGPGDRFDGFEAGRHGRADMTAEIRMPERELRELRGRGPAGPPALPQQGYGAPDAGYGPPDSGYGGGPSMTGPPLVGPPAAGPPMVGPPMAGPPGSDLHRVDQIRRSFQVRRFGSGYDPDQVDRFFETLLGGMQGRNAMPVNPKDLDTLRFGLVPGGYFEAEVDAALKDVQDILLGR
- a CDS encoding TMEM175 family protein, giving the protein MARDASRVEAFSDAVIAIVLTLMAVELLQFGPDAPNDHGLPAALAHEWRAYLAYVITFAVVGQVWLTHHNMWRYVCRVDQMLLVLNLLLLMFVAAIPFTANLLADNLRGTPGDQRLTAALYVGTVLGEALFFNLSWWWARRRGLLHPDLDPRLARAVARRFRLGPLLYLVAFAVVFVDPILSLLAYLLLVGLYVIRGPGDLPRAGQEAASS
- a CDS encoding phosphatidate cytidylyltransferase: MSHPDPYGSTEPRGWDRPAPALPWPETDLEPGAWQRPAPGPDAWPADAGAYARPADRRAYARPVADPHPGGPRSYDGPPPGGRDDDHPDGCDRPEDEFPTAQIAPVRDEPTGHLPAVRDEPAPEPPSGRRSKGRRRASAERPPTTAPRASKAGRNLPAAIGVGAGLGAAIVVPLFFFLPAFLAVLAAAVAIGSWEMARAVRRSGAHPPLVPLVAGGVIMVGLAWFAGPDALCLGLLVTVLGTMIWRLGDGPGNYQRDLTAATLIVVYVPFLAGFAALLAAAPDDGHLRVLVTLVAVVLSDTGGYAAGVAFGKRPMAPKISPKKSWEGFAGSVAAAAAGSALLLWLLFDVAPWWGASFGVAISCAAVLGDLAESMIKRDLGVKDMSNLLPGHGGLMDRLDSILFAVPTAYLLLAVFVPVVG
- the rlmN gene encoding 23S rRNA (adenine(2503)-C(2))-methyltransferase RlmN — protein: MTSLPLISVDPDARGRRPAMPPRHLADLDLSGRQALVTELGEPAFRAKQVSNHYFGRLVRDPERMTDLPAATRERLAGTLLPTLLTPVRELACDDGATRKALWRLHDGSLVESVLMGYPDRVTVCISSQAGCGMACPFCATGQAGLTRNLSTAEIVDQAVYLAGVAASGAVAGSPPRLSHVVFMGMGEPLANYARVVGAIRRLVAPAPEGLGLSQRHITVSTVGLVPAIRRLASEDLSVTLALSLHAPDDELRDELVPVNQRWKVSEVLDAAWDYAATTGRRVSIEYAMIKDVNDQPWRADLLGRLLAGKLAHVNLIPLNPTPGSRWDASPKPVEREFVRRLRDAGVSTTVRDTRGREIDGACGQLAAAEDTDSDPRAATA
- the frr gene encoding ribosome recycling factor, with amino-acid sequence MIDDTLLEAEEKMERAIEHAREEFGGIRTGRANAAMFSRILIDYYGSPTPLPQMASIAVPEPRMVIIKPYDNSQTNAMEKAIRDSDLGVNPNNEGNQLRIVLPQMTEERRREMIKVARQKGEESKVAVRNIRRKAKEELDRLVKDGEVGEDEGRRAEKDLDDLTQRFVTTVDEMIKHKESELLEV